A single region of the Salicibibacter cibi genome encodes:
- a CDS encoding M42 family metallopeptidase has product MTQLDATQTMLKELTDANGVPGNERESRQVMEKHIAPFADEVTTDNLGSLIAKKTGKEGGPKVMVAGHLDEVGFMVTQIDDNGFLKFQTLGGWWEQVMLAQRVNVLTKKGAIVGVIGSKPPHVLPADQRKKMVDKKEMFIDIGAANKEEAEEFGVRPGDSVVPICDFTVMNNEKLMMAKAWDNRIGCAIAIEVLKKLEGKTHPNVVYGVGTVQEEVGLRGARTSAHAIQPDIGFAVDVGIAGDTPGISKDEARADIGHGPQILVYDASLISHKGLRDFVVDTAEEKDIPYQFDAMAAGGTDGGAIHLTANGVPALSISVATRYIHTHAGILHRDDFEHAVDLIVAVIEKLDADTVKKITFQ; this is encoded by the coding sequence ATGACACAATTAGACGCTACGCAAACAATGTTAAAAGAACTGACAGATGCGAACGGCGTTCCGGGGAATGAACGGGAATCCCGCCAAGTGATGGAAAAACATATTGCTCCGTTCGCGGATGAAGTGACCACCGATAATTTAGGAAGTTTAATTGCCAAAAAAACAGGGAAAGAAGGCGGTCCAAAGGTAATGGTCGCCGGCCATCTTGATGAAGTCGGTTTCATGGTCACACAAATTGACGATAACGGTTTTTTGAAGTTCCAAACCCTTGGTGGTTGGTGGGAGCAAGTGATGCTCGCGCAACGCGTAAACGTGCTCACGAAAAAAGGTGCCATCGTCGGCGTGATCGGCTCAAAGCCGCCGCATGTGCTTCCTGCCGATCAACGCAAAAAAATGGTCGATAAAAAAGAAATGTTTATTGATATCGGTGCCGCAAACAAAGAAGAAGCTGAAGAATTTGGTGTGCGGCCGGGTGATTCGGTCGTGCCGATTTGTGATTTTACCGTCATGAACAACGAAAAATTGATGATGGCAAAAGCTTGGGATAACCGGATCGGATGTGCCATTGCCATTGAAGTGTTGAAAAAGTTGGAAGGAAAAACGCACCCGAATGTTGTTTACGGTGTTGGAACTGTGCAAGAAGAGGTAGGATTACGAGGCGCCCGAACGTCGGCACATGCCATTCAACCGGACATTGGTTTTGCCGTTGATGTCGGTATTGCCGGTGATACCCCGGGGATTTCCAAAGACGAAGCACGAGCCGATATTGGTCACGGGCCACAAATTCTCGTGTATGATGCTTCGCTGATTTCACACAAAGGGTTGCGCGACTTCGTCGTCGATACAGCAGAGGAAAAAGACATTCCTTATCAATTTGACGCAATGGCCGCAGGCGGAACCGATGGCGGTGCGATTCACTTAACTGCGAACGGCGTCCCTGCCCTTTCCATCAGCGTAGCTACCCGTTATATTCATACCCATGCCGGGATTTTGCACCGGGATGATTTTGAACATGCCGTAGATTTAATTGTGGCGGTCATTGAAAAACTTGATGCCGACACGGTGAAAAAAATCACATTTCAGTAA
- the sspI gene encoding small acid-soluble spore protein SspI: protein MNFNLRNAILDNVSGSDASQIEATIVDAVNSGEEKMLPGLGVLFEVYWNEADQEEKQEVINQIANGVR, encoded by the coding sequence ATGAATTTTAATTTGCGTAATGCCATATTGGATAACGTATCCGGAAGTGATGCCTCACAAATCGAGGCGACAATCGTCGATGCCGTTAATAGCGGCGAAGAAAAAATGTTGCCCGGTTTAGGCGTATTGTTCGAAGTTTACTGGAATGAAGCGGATCAAGAGGAAAAACAGGAAGTGATCAATCAGATTGCAAACGGCGTCCGGTAA